CGTACCTAGTCACTACAAATTACTAACTCGCTTCTGCGTTCTTTTTCCCTAAGAAGGCTGCACTTTAAACAAACTTCAACAGCACGGCAAAACAGAAACCCTTCTCGCAAAGTCTTCCAAACTCACCCACTGTCCCTGCTCTTGTTTACGGCTCTAGGTGAGCGTGCGTTCAAATGTTTAACCTGCGGCAAAGCGTTCGTACAATCGTCGGCCCTGTCGAACCACACGAAGATACACACCGGCGAGCGGCCGCACGAGTGCCTGATCTGTGGTATCAGCTTCATCCAGAAGATCAACCTTATCTACCACATCCGCATACACAACGGCGAGCGTCCGTACCGGTGCAACATCTGCCAGAAGTCGTTCATCCAGCAGAGCCATATAAAGAACCATATGAAGGTGCACAAGAAGGACAATCCGCTCGACTGCAGCATGTGCGGCAAAAACTACAGCGATCTCAACGAGCTGACCGAGCACTACGCGTCGCACCATACGGCCGAGCTGACGTACCGGTGCCAGGCCTGCGGCAAATCGTTCGCCCAAGCCAACCATCTCAAGATCCACAAGAAGAACTTCTGCAACAGCAAGTCGAACTAGATGCATCCTTtccgtttcctttttttcggtcctTTTCCCCCGCATTTCTTCGTTTGCTGTTCAGTGATTTTCTGTGagaattcaaaaacaaaaaaacccctttctttatcctttccctttcttacctttctttctttcaatcGCATTTTTGTGTGGTGTTCACACACTAAAGAAGAACCTTCCTAtatattagaaaaaaaaaacgattataCAGTCAGTAGTGTGTCGTCCGGCGGCTAGGTCCTATCACTCTCTGGATTCcccatcctcccccccccataCCTACCCCGGATCGCCCTAGTTCTTATAGAGTGCGTGTAATgcgcgaagcagcagcagcaggagcagctttGCAACATTGCGGAATGTTATTTCGTCTTCTGCTTACATTACACACGATACgtcgtttatgtttttttagttACTAGCACAAAGTTCAAAGTATCGTTACAAACGCTAAGCCCAGAAGCGACCAAAACCAATAGGAGATGCCAGATGTGTGTTTTCTGGATCGTggaaatcacacacaaacccccCCCTTACCCCCCTCTCAACACGATAATAGTCCGATTCCCAATAGTTAAGTTCCCGCCAACCTTCCACCTGCTCTAAAATGCTAGAAGTTACGCACTTCTACCGTTAAATACAGTCACTTTGCCACCCGAATACAGCTGGTAACACATTGGATTGTAACCGTTCGTATAACGTTTCTCTTACTCAACGGCTTGGCCCTTCAAATTTCCCCAGTGTTGCACGTAATCAACTCGtaatttcaaaattaatgCTTCTAaattgataacaaaaaaaaaacgaatgcgCCCTCcggtgttcgtgtgtgtgtgtgtgaaatctTATCACGTGAATGCTTCAACCAGTGAAGGTTCATCCCGGTAAAAGTagaatgtaaaacaaacaaaaaaatcacacccTTTTTAGAGAGTAGTGTTCTCCGTTTGAAATTGCGACCGTTGGGGCCGATGTGCCGTTTCAGTACGCTCGGAAAAAGGCAGCGTGCGGCTCGTATAGCATAATTAACTCTAAAGTATATTGGCAAACAAAGaatccaaacacacacgcacacacgtttCGGCACGACACACGGTAGCGCAGTAGCAGTGGGAGGTAAGCAATTATTACGcgtgcagaaaaaaaggaaagcaaatattgattaataaaaatcaaaacaattgtAGAGAGCTGTATGTGAAACTATATGCGCGTGGCGTTATCGAACCATTTTAACGAGTGTTTTAATATCCGaagaattagttttttaaaGTAGAGTGTCGATCAATGTGCTGTGGCTGGACAAGAAGTTTAAGTCGAAAACGATACCGAGTAGTAAGAAggtttactatttttattttgatctCTTGATAGTCGATTATTTGCATTAACCGCAAAGATCGTCATTTATAAATTAACGATTAATCAAAAACGTTTACTTTACCCACTTCATCTCACCCCATAGCATGAAACGAAGTGATTTGAATGAAGCAATGTTTGATGGCGTGAAGCGATCGCATGACGAGATATGGATGCAATGTGATGGTGAAATGCACTCGCTACAATTCTCCACCATGAATGCTGCAAAAAGGGTGGAAGTGTCGTTAACATTGCCACAGATTCTTCGCCAATCCCCCCATCGCCGCGGCGCTCACAATCAATACTAACGCGGAGAACAAACCGGCCGGATTGGCAGCGCCGGCCGATGCGTAATGCTCGAACTTGCGCGCCCAGATCGCGAATGTGTAGAGGTCCGAATGAGCGCGGGTCAGCTTGTACGTCACAATGTTGTGCGGTGTCCTGTAACAATGCGAAATCGTTACTACGTGAAATGATAGGACAAAAAAGCGGCAGAAAAACTTACGGATCGCCTACGCTCGGTACGACGGTGTACTCCGTCTCGGACACGTCGATCGGTACGATGCTGGTATCCACGTTGTTCGGTAGCACAAACGTTTCATCGTTGTTAGCGAACTTTGCCTGTATCGTGATGGTGTTGAACGTGACCGCTTCATCGTACGCTTCGGTTGCAGCGAACCGGCGCGAACAGTCGCTATAGTTGGCAGAGGAGCAGGCAAAAATGGCACACGTCGTAATCTGGCCATCGGCAAACCCGTCGAACGTACGACCAGCATCGTAAGCGGCCAGCTTGTAGCGATAGTAGTTCTGCAAATGAGAGCATACGAGAGAGTTATCTCAGTTTAACGCATATCATATTAGGAAGCCATCCGGCAAGGTATGATAAGCGGAACAGCGCCAAGATGTTACCGTATTTTGCAGATTCGGCTTGACGCTGTAGTTAATCGTAAAGTTGCAACAGTGACTTTCGTAGCAGACCGACTCCTGCAGCAGTGCGTTCGACGTCATCGGCAGATCTTTCGTCGCGTACTTGTCGATCTGGTCACGCTTCAGGTAGAGCTTGGCCATCTGTGCCGGTGTACCTTTCGGTTGCGGGATCTTGTTAATGGCCGCATTCGGGAATGTCATTTTGGGCACCTGTGCGACGTAAAGCTTGCTGCAAAAGagaagaacgaaatgaaatggaaacttAAACCCTTCACAATGGCGGCGCCGGTCAACAATATACGCACGTTTGCGGTTCGTGGTTCATGACGGTCGTGAGCTCACCGTGCCGACCGGAGTAGATCCCTGTACCGGTGCTGCCCACCCCCGGGAAGCTAGCGCCTGCCGCAAGCAAATTCACGTTGTTTGAAAATGCCCACCCCTGCTGGATCTGGGCCGCCGTTAGGAAGGGTAGCTCGGAGAACCACATCGTCGGGAAGATAAAGTCGGTAATGCCCAACCGTACGAGCTCCAGCGCCGGCTCGTTGAACATCAGATCGAAACAGATAAAGTGGCCAAACTTCACCCCAAAGTCCGTCTCAAAGCTCGCCATCTCTGGGTAGACGGTCGTGTTGATACCGGCCTCCCCGAACAGGTTAAACTTTCGGTACCGCGACACGACCACACCCTCCCGGTCGAACGCCACGTTCGTGTTGAAGTGGTACAGCCCATCGGCACTGCACGGTCGCACATCGCCCGCCTCCGGACAGCGGGCCTTCTCGGTCAGATTAATCACGACGTACTTTTTGCGGTTGCGTGCGGCACAGGAAATGTCCCGGACGACCGGCTCGTACTCAAGGATGTTGCACGGTGCGATCGCATCCTTCGGGTGTGGTACGAACGAAGCGGTTGCCACACGGTTCAGCGTGCCCTCGGGAAATGCCAGCACATCGGTAGCGTCCGCCTCGGGGGAGTTTATAATCGATAGATACTGGGCGAGACGGTTCGCCGTGCTGGTTTCGGCCGTTTCATCATTAACACGATCGGAGCTGAACTCTACCACACCGGCCCAATAGTGTGGATCGCCTGGCGTAGAGATCTGCGTAAAAGAGGCAAGGTGAAGATGGCAGGGTTAGGCACAAGCACGGACGCAGCGGGCGGAAGTGAGCGTGCATTTAATTGAGCGTGCAGCAGTGACGTACCTGTATGCTCGGTGCAACGAGCAGCAGTAAAATGCAAAATAGGACTGGCGGTTTGTTCATGGCGGCGTACGGATGGGCACGGGAAGCGGGTGTATTGGCGACGGCGACCTTCGCTTCAGTTGCTGGTCGATCGGGAACTGATGACAGCTGGTTGTCATCCGATCGGGGGTTACCTGTTGTTTCGCCTTGAGGGCGATATAGCCGCGATAAGTTCGTCCGGCGGCAGCGCCATTGCATTAATACCACTGATAGCACCACGAGCACTTTACATCGAATGCACGGGCGCTTGTAAGTGTAAGCGTGTCCGGCGAAGAAGCTATTAACAGTGATTAACGAAAAAAGTATGCCCGCGCGTTCCAGACGAGTTGTAAGAATAATGGAAGGAATGAAGTTTTCGAATACGACATCAAGGGCAGTTAGTTTTCGAATTGAAACAATTCTTTTTTGAACAACAATTTCAATTGAATGCACTAAAACACTAGCAGTAAACTACGGTAACACCACGTG
This genomic interval from Anopheles merus strain MAF chromosome 3L, AmerM5.1, whole genome shotgun sequence contains the following:
- the LOC121598810 gene encoding vanin-like protein 1, translated to MNKPPVLFCILLLLVAPSIQISTPGDPHYWAGVVEFSSDRVNDETAETSTANRLAQYLSIINSPEADATDVLAFPEGTLNRVATASFVPHPKDAIAPCNILEYEPVVRDISCAARNRKKYVVINLTEKARCPEAGDVRPCSADGLYHFNTNVAFDREGVVVSRYRKFNLFGEAGINTTVYPEMASFETDFGVKFGHFICFDLMFNEPALELVRLGITDFIFPTMWFSELPFLTAAQIQQGWAFSNNVNLLAAGASFPGVGSTGTGIYSGRHGELTTVMNHEPQTKLYVAQVPKMTFPNAAINKIPQPKGTPAQMAKLYLKRDQIDKYATKDLPMTSNALLQESVCYESHCCNFTINYSVKPNLQNTNYYRYKLAAYDAGRTFDGFADGQITTCAIFACSSANYSDCSRRFAATEAYDEAVTFNTITIQAKFANNDETFVLPNNVDTSIVPIDVSETEYTVVPSVGDPTPHNIVTYKLTRAHSDLYTFAIWARKFEHYASAGAANPAGLFSALVLIVSAAAMGGLAKNLWQC